tgcatgccaccaTAATGTAGAACGACATTTttgtatgtgtgcagtccaaaacTTAAGTCCAGGTCATGGCCCACACACTAATAAAGCAGTATTATATGGTTCTCGAATGGTCCTACTGCGCATATATTTTCCTCTACTGCATCTTAATAACAAcataacaacgtagtaatattttacaCTCCTTCAGGACCAATGGATAAAATGAGAAGGGTTCAGAATCAGGAAACAAGGTAACTAGAGTACATGTCCCTGTCCTTGATGGTTCGAACTTGGAAACTGAAATTCAAGTAAATACGTCTTTTTCTTTGAAAAAAAAAAGCAAGAGCTTTGGAGTTTTAAGTAAAATACCTGAAACTCACCAATACCAGGATATCTCCAGCCCATTTTTTCTGAACACGAAGGGTATCTTAGCTCTCCAGAAGCACCCAATCCAATCTCAATAGCAGAAATAAGACCCTCTTCAGATAGGGTTCTGAATTCCATATGAAAGCTCCTCATGAAATCAAAATAAACCTGCATATAATCTCATCGAGTATCAGTAATTCAGTATACATGCCTCTCCTTCAATTAGAAAATTGATATGATTAAAGACGATACAATGCAAGTTTAATGTATCGAATAACAGAACAGCTACTGGTTATCTACAACATATACTGCAATTACAACTGTGTAGAAAGGACTAACATTTTAAATGAATTGAAGATGTCACCAGGAAAAGACCGAAGTAATGCTCGTTTAAGGAGAATGACAGCTATTTTTGTGAAATAAACACTGATGCTAAAGGAGGGTTTATAGAAGAGAGAAGAAAAATTACCAAGGATGACCCAATACCTCGATGCCAGTTCTCCCTCGAAGGACACGCTCTTTGTCAATTCCCCAGGAGAGGCATTCTGTATTCCTCCTACCTTCTCGATCGGTAAAAAATATATCTTGGTTCTCTTGTGCAATTTCCATTACCCACCTAGGAAGAGCAATTAACACAGGACCAGATCCACACTCCCCAGACCCATGAAATGATAACACAACCTTAAATTTGTTAAAGAACACTTGTTAGCCAATGTAAGTCTGAGTTCAATATGACAAGGGACATAAGAGAAGCTTATCTAATTTAAGGATATTATTGTGCCATTACATCATGCTCATAATTGAAAATCCATCATATAAGCTCAAAAGCTTTAGTCATGTTACTTCCTCGCTTTGGAAGGTCAAATTTCTGATTATGTCAAGACTCAAGAAAGTCGAGTCCCCTTTGGATTCGATGAATGGATGACTTTTGTCTAAGTCTATGCTTAGTATGAGAGCCAGGTATAATTTAGTAACTTGCTATAATTCAATCACCAATAGTACATGTGTACAAAGTTACAAAATAAATATGAAAATGTCAGATGTGTGAGTAATAGTATCCTAGAAAATGTCATAAGTCGTGATAGTATTCTAACCTGAACTTTTAGCTTGAACTCTTTAATGATACCAAAAAGGTCCCTGTAGCCAGACCATTCATACTTTTGAGGAGTCCAGGCTTCTACAATCCCCCACCAACAGTCAACAATAACTCCATCAACATTCAAAGATTTCAGATGCCTTAGTTCAGCACGTACAGCCTCAGGATCAACCAGTTGGCAATAACAATTGATAATGCCCAtctacagcaacagcaacaatgcTAAAGCATGGTGTGATAGATAGATCATAGATGTGAAAATTTCGGGAATATATGGTTGGTAGATAAAGAAAACATAGAGTTCACAACTTACAATTTATTTTAAATGCATAATCTTAAAAAGAACGGGCTGCATACGGTATGATTCTATATTTCTTAGTCAGATTCAGAGAATTCGTGTGAACTTTGCCACTTTGGTGCTATGTTAAGTATTCAAGTTACACTTACACATGCACCTAGCCATGAGAGGACTCACAACCAGGGGCAAACCCAGTAAAAACATACAAGCAGATTTGCAAAGTACTATATCTACCCCCTTTAAACATTTCTCTTGAACCTTCTTGGCCATCTATTACATGACATCCAATTAGCAAGAGAGAGATGGCAAGGCATCAAATCAGATGGAAACAGCAAAGCAACCTAATCTACTCACCCAGTCCAGCTCAAACGACATGCGCAACATCGGATTGTTCAAAAAAAGAAGGTAAATGACCAAATAGATTAAAATAGAAAAGTTAGGGTGGCTATAATCTAATTTCAAGTTCCAACGGCAAGTGATACAAGCTTGCAAGTTTAGGGTGCAAATGTGCAAGTTTGCAAACATAAAGTTcttaatcaaagcataaaaactCAGTTCCACCCATATGTATATTGAAAACGGTGCCAAACAAAGGAAGCGAGGAAACGAGATTAACATAACAGATATGAGATCAAGAGGTTCACCAATCACCAGGAACTTACAGACAAAGAGGCGTACAATGGTATATATGGAGTTTTCGTGTAATCACCCGCCCATACTGCTGATGCTCTCAATAGCTGTTCCAATTGaacaataaaagaaaaacatgagGTTGCCACCCAATTCAATTTGCTAAATCAGAAAGCCCAAACGAAAAGGCGGGCTGCGAAATGAAGGATCAGTGAACTCGACAACGCAATTGCATGATAGATTACTGGTCCGTACAAATAATGCTATATGATGCAATTAGAATATCTGGTTTATATACATTGGCATACCACAAGCATCCGTAAAGAGAATCAAACTGGAAACTCTGCTCACCTGATCACTACCCATACAGTTCAAAGAATTGGCTGAACTTGAATTCCCAAAGCTCTCATTCTTTATGCATTGCTCTGCCACCACGACTGAGTCCAATGACGACGGTGACAGGCTATCATCTGTTTGTAGGGCTGAAGCCTGGGAATCTAATGGCGTCCCAACGGCATAGCTGTTCAGAGAGTTGGTAAAAACTGGGGTTTCCAGAGAAGTGGCCTGGAAAGCACCCTGCTGCACATAAATAAGAACATGAATGTGTTATGGTCGCAATGCGAATCATTTCTTGTGAAATCGATACATTTGTCATTCACAGTGTTTTGAATTATCGTACGGAAAGTGGATTTTGCTCCAGCAAGCAAAATCCGAACATCTGCTAGGTGAGTAATGAGGGCAGTAAAAAAGAGGCTGGAGAGGGCGCACGTACGAATTGGgccgggggagggagagggggctggggagaggagaggaaggtggtGCCGTCGGGGTGGACGGTCCACCCGGCGGCGCGGGCGAGGGCGGCGAGGACGTCGTTCATGTCGGCGCGGGCGGGGAGGGGGAAGTTGCCGTGCTGCCGCAGCCCGGCCAGCATGCGGCTCGTGATGGCGCGCCGTTGCCGCTCCCGCAGCTTCGTACGCTCCTTCTCCCGCTCCCTCTCgcgctcgccgcgccgccgcgccgggggaggaggcgccgcgggggcggaggcggaggcgaagCCGCGCGGGCGGCGGCTCGGCGGCGGGGGAGGCGAGGTGGCCGGATCAGCGTCCCCGTGGGGGTGCTTCGTGGCCATGGCGCTCCGCCCGGCGGCCGATCTGCGCggtggggagggagggaggggcgcCGCGAGCTGCTGCCGGCGCGGCCGCTGCTCGAGGAAGTGGAGACTGGAGACTGGAGTGTGGGCCAGAGGAAGGGATGCTGACGAGGCACGGTTGACCAAGCATTAATTATAGAAGATGGTAAATCCATGCCAAATGAAATAAATTTGTTAAAGTAAAACaagattgaatgaaagtgaatggaccAGCAGTCCtctttctattgattctcaagtgtATATACATCTGAAAGAGGTGCGgagaagaggtgtctgttcgaaggcatccctccagaacatGTGCGTGTTGGCAATAGACACAAAGAGGATACACGACTGTTCGGGTTGGACATATCCCTtgaattaatctactaattaatttctaacactcccccttgtacaacaccgctccttagaatgtttcatcgttgaaagcttcttgcatatagatcttccatcttgagaaatcttccagataatcttgagagtctcccccaaaaaccttgtggaaaaaatatgaggagaatagagtagatatgttgTTGAAACTCCTTTGAACCCAGtggggaaaaataaggagaaaatgatgcaacatatgatgattattgtctcttgataactcatatgagaaaaacctttgaagaaggagaaaactcattgataagtttagagaacaattaatatgtcttgagtacttcctttaaaaaccctggtagggaaaatagaaagtatgaaatatgatctttgagaagatattgcctcactaaaaaccattatgagaaactttgagagaaaactcataaggaaaaagagtgcaatcgtacatgccattgaagactcctttaaaacccaatgggataaatacaaggagaaaatgatatggcatataaagacacttgtgtttatattgtctcgttaaaaaccttttatgagaaaccaatagggaaaactcatcaagggaaaaagagtacaatatatgcaatctgatgattgttaataggttatagtttgggagattactccccctgaactttgcaaatataaAGGATGTCTCGTACCaattccattgacatgaacatgagattgtgtataatctgttggattataacagtagtttgtttgcaaattatttcctcacttttctataatccgtgaggctaagtaatttccgagcaatgtgatttatgatattgctcttcatataacctataggtattgagtaacacaagtggaagtatcttgataaatcaagttatgtgattctgatgaatctcaaccacatgattttgagtgtggttaaccattctactaagttatgcatattttgcaatgcctttagataaagcaattatgttagaatgataactggaaataaccactaaaatccatttatatgacttccatgtgaaggctattccagcaaattcagtcattgatatggcatcgttgggatcaaataaagagccaatatcattacattATATCAtagtcatatcttctatttcctgatggaaatatccaagatttacCGTAATCTttagatataagatgatattacttatatcaaccatataccttttgttgggggttgcactctgaataaagatagcaaatatagtattaggcctgacgtagtttgcaagtatatgagtgctttgacattagtgatatatagaacttcaggtcctagtatcacttcattatcacccctaggtatgaatggatttgtaccttatcaaaggtagtatgaccatacatgtcttttgttgttatgatatattcacactgaacttctcgtatatgttttggatatatgtagactgatactAATTCTTGgtagaatgctcaagttgtaaacttaagctaaatttggttgaatccaaatttttcgtcttgagatgattttatgtatgtttaggtcttgtagagacattgatgatgaaatcatcgatatacactgaggtgatataaggaattcaaatttggtattcctttgttaacacataaacaatcatcattgaGTAATCCTTCGGAAGAAGAAAAATCATTTAGTCAttagtaccatatgatttccgactatatcaagccatagagtgacttctgaaattttacacaaatatgttgcgatttattttggattcagaattgtaagcccttcagggactttaatatatatttccgaaatgagtgactcatatgagtatgtagccacttcatccatcaaccgcatggataatattatttgtactgccaatggtattgattatcgaaacatagttccactcataccaagaaggtatgttacatcataatttgatgtcgggtctctgcgtgaacccttttgctacaagactcgctttctcaccacctcattgactttgtctatgaatgagaagtttttagtattccatatgaaagatacttatgaggagtaggtattctGTGGTATATACCACTCGTTTGTagagcgagtgctattcttcattacttgcttccttttatgtgaaccaatatgagtacaagaggcactctaccatggattttggttcagggcccaaaagattttagcaattttcagaagaaatatatgtcgacaaatgtagacttatgttatatgattctagaggaatcaatgaaatttgtggaaatgtatttattccttttaactccttgtgatttcctacaacaatggagtcaaggtgtttcgatgtcccgacacgaaaacatttgtgcacatttatgtcgggctttggatgatgagcatccagtgaggtgtctttcaacttgatgttgaattacatttactggttgaggatttgatttcctctatttccgcagaagcatatgcgagattatatctcgtgtggtcagatttctccccctcttgctctcattcgggagaagagtggtttatcaggtacctccactctttgacactttactgcaggaatataatTGAGTAACACCTTtttcatcagtaaatgtatgtggcagaattgcaatgtgttgcaaatatgtgattctaaacttcttgttcagattctttgagtacgtggatataaggactgaatgtgaataacatttctaatttatttcttggcattctttgtggtatttatctccccctaatgccagaaatgtccttattgctgatgcaatcagcatacgggctatgaataattttgattgacggataaattgtcattcctcacttagatccctaattttctgtgagagcccattgatgtatgttggagtggtgatatcggtatgtaaccgaattatcgcagataggaaatactttgttgatttccacgtaattactaaaaggggaaagtagtatgctatgcagttggtatgatttatatcatacttacggtgtgtaatgccgtatttgtctagcatgaggctagtaaatcatgattctataagtttggtcatattattaatttcactatctttgataagatattgaactaaaccattttgagtatgtacataaagtagtatatataataaaatatttcttgtgaaatgagttcaacaaagttgtccattcgaatggatttgtcccttgtttaggataacttgctcttactttgagaatttgagcaattgatttagttatatcattcatggtttgtttgacaagagacacactagaaatcattttataagtgtttccatgagtaccataaAGTATCTATAAAATACCACACAATGGTTGAGAATGCACATATCTTCtcaatgtgttcaaggaagaatgagttggctcatttagaattgtaaggtgagagttccttaaattaatttcccttatggcacatgtggtgcacataaaatctgatgatttgggaaattttgcaacttgttaagttgtgaccaatagaattgtcaataattttctaaacaaccccaaacctggattgtaaggcttaaaaccaaatattttgtaagatttagaaaattattgtgtacgcaacaaaactgagtatgaattgattcatacatgcaaaaaatatcaaatataatgtccaagaaataggatattggacatttatactacatgtagtagtacgactataggcaaacaatattttgggaataatcgggatattacatgaggtctctCATATTACGGAAAAATGAGttatgcaaacatatcataggcacaaacgaattgatcattcttttattgcactatatttttggttctccttctgatgaagattcgagaacatcatttaccagaatagtttatggtcgtatgtttgcaaattttcaaataccacaatgaacttatttgccttttaataaactcatggtgtggtttgaccatatgtttgagggttttgtaatcataggtacgatattcatgtaaccacacatttgacaaacttgagagttgtctttgtAATCTTTTAAAAAAATGATCAATTACTAATTaaaaaggtaattatgtcattggttgtctttatcctccactttactttgaatgcCTCATTGTTCTATTTTGTGACCACTGACATGCATAGTATTCTCAATGCTAGCAAATATTTAaagcacccgttgggtgaatatgatgagtttaagaaataacatgtttctttaccatgaaaatggtaataCCATCATAAGGAGATGTAAAGTGTATTAAGGGCTTTTCAACCTGATCTGCATATGAAAGTGtcagatcatgagatctcaacttcaagttgattttataattaccaaaattgtaagttgcgatagacttgaggtcttgaaaaattattgggtgatcattccaaatgtgctcggggcagcatgtttctcttaagggaaatattcaa
This genomic stretch from Hordeum vulgare subsp. vulgare chromosome 6H, MorexV3_pseudomolecules_assembly, whole genome shotgun sequence harbors:
- the LOC123402403 gene encoding beta-amylase 8 isoform X1, whose product is MLAGLRQHGNFPLPARADMNDVLAALARAAGWTVHPDGTTFLSSPQPPLPPPAQFQGAFQATSLETPVFTNSLNSYAVGTPLDSQASALQTDDSLSPSSLDSVVVAEQCIKNESFGNSSSANSLNCMGSDQLLRASAVWAGDYTKTPYIPLYASLSMGIINCYCQLVDPEAVRAELRHLKSLNVDGVIVDCWWGIVEAWTPQKYEWSGYRDLFGIIKEFKLKVQVVLSFHGSGECGSGPVLIALPRWVMEIAQENQDIFFTDREGRRNTECLSWGIDKERVLRGRTGIEVYFDFMRSFHMEFRTLSEEGLISAIEIGLGASGELRYPSCSEKMGWRYPGIGEFQCYDRYMQKNLRQSALTRGHLFWARGPDNAGYYNSRSHETGFFCDGGDYDSYYGRFFLNWYSGILIDHVDQVLSLATLAFDGAAVVVKIPSIYWWYRTASHAAELTAGFYNPTNRDGYSPVFRMLKKHSIILKVVCYGPEFTVQENDEALADPEGLTWQVMNAAWDHGLSVSVESALPCLDVDMYSRILDTAKPRNDPDRHHLSFFAYRQRTPFLLQRDVCFSELETFVKCMHGEAIQNFVD
- the LOC123402403 gene encoding beta-amylase 8 isoform X2, giving the protein MLAGLRQHGNFPLPARADMNDVLAALARAAGWTVHPDGTTFLSSPQPPLPPPAQFGAFQATSLETPVFTNSLNSYAVGTPLDSQASALQTDDSLSPSSLDSVVVAEQCIKNESFGNSSSANSLNCMGSDQLLRASAVWAGDYTKTPYIPLYASLSMGIINCYCQLVDPEAVRAELRHLKSLNVDGVIVDCWWGIVEAWTPQKYEWSGYRDLFGIIKEFKLKVQVVLSFHGSGECGSGPVLIALPRWVMEIAQENQDIFFTDREGRRNTECLSWGIDKERVLRGRTGIEVYFDFMRSFHMEFRTLSEEGLISAIEIGLGASGELRYPSCSEKMGWRYPGIGEFQCYDRYMQKNLRQSALTRGHLFWARGPDNAGYYNSRSHETGFFCDGGDYDSYYGRFFLNWYSGILIDHVDQVLSLATLAFDGAAVVVKIPSIYWWYRTASHAAELTAGFYNPTNRDGYSPVFRMLKKHSIILKVVCYGPEFTVQENDEALADPEGLTWQVMNAAWDHGLSVSVESALPCLDVDMYSRILDTAKPRNDPDRHHLSFFAYRQRTPFLLQRDVCFSELETFVKCMHGEAIQNFVD